A DNA window from Porites lutea chromosome 6, jaPorLute2.1, whole genome shotgun sequence contains the following coding sequences:
- the LOC140942393 gene encoding histamine H2 receptor-like encodes MDINLTFLINMSKATTLRNFPTREYTSVRCQKDLERTFWILFGAQGVIILFGNIITVIVFLSNKKLRRSYMNIFLVSLGFADILMALLVIPGHAIFCTGCQYTITKHCWFIGSTRFVVFPATKFNLLAITYDRYLAVLRPLQYQVKMTGKRVISILLLAWTLPIVLAVLRNAWQHTSSPEKSLYVDRIYSTVLIFAFVVVPVVLMVIVNILIVQAIRRQRRAEDNRAKLLRRNRGTCNLGQKENWNERHLIHKGTVSCILIVLIFVVCWIPRAFYNFSHVFGRPDLVSPLLEKLSLFFLFLQSAVNPAIYSYYRDDFKKALLDLLLRT; translated from the coding sequence ATGGACATAAACCTGACGTTTCTAATCAATATGTCCAAGGCCACTACCTTGAGAAATTTCCCTACAAGGGAATATACATCTGTACGATGTCAAAAAGATTTAGAACGGACCTTTTGGATTTTATTTGGCGCCCAAGGAGTGATCATTCTTTTCGGGAACATAATCACCGTCATTGTATTCCTTTCAAACAAGAAACTGCGGAGGAGCTACATGAACATCTTTCTTGTCAGCCTGGGTTTTGCAGATATCCTGATGGCACTGCTTGTCATTCCAGGTCACGCTATATTCTGTACGGGATGTCAATACACTATAACAAAGCATTGTTGGTTTATTGGTAGTACAAGATTCGTGGTTTTCCCAGCAACAAAATTCAATCTTCTCGCCATAACTTATGATCGCTACTTAGCCGTGTTAAGGCCACTACAGTATCAGGTTAAAATGACAGGAAAACGCGTCATCTCAATACTTCTTCTTGCATGGACTCTACCCATCGTACTAGCTGTATTAAGAAACGCTTGGCAGCATACATCGTCGCCGGAGAAGTCGCTGTATGTCGATCGTATTTACAGCACAGTGTTAATATTCGCGTTTGTTGTGGTGCCAGTGGTGTTGATGGTGATTGTGAATATACTTATAGTGCAAGCGATCAGAAGACAAAGAAGAGCGGAAGACAATCGCGCAAAGTTATTAAGACGTAACAGAGGCACATGCAATTTAggtcaaaaagaaaactggaatGAAAGACATCTGATACACAAAGGAACAGTATCATGCATTTTAATCGTTctgatttttgttgtttgctgGATACCAAGGGCCTTTTATAACTTTAGCCATGTGTTTGGTCGGCCTGACTTGGTTTCTCCGTTATTGGAAAAACTGtcattgtttttcctttttttacagtCGGCAGTAAATCCTGCCATTTACTCATATTACAGggatgattttaaaaaagctttactGGATTTGCTTTTGAGAACCTAA
- the LOC140942106 gene encoding histamine H2 receptor-like: MVKQDCDTSIETIFFIVYGFVGATAFIGNTFACVVFLQTEKFRQSKMNVLLVSLAVWDILMSVFVAPFYAIYCGLGCEYPLMGYCWLMRGAKDCIKIGTTLNVYAITYDRYIAVMKPLQYSSKMTPKKVAAILSTVWILSVILALIRNIWQHNHDIDIRFANKVYDSIIVLGFVVVLVIVMLITNVKIVAAIRKQRQREKRRLKNGCPAMSSQTRKGTVACVTVVLVFVICWIPRAIYNFSFVIDPPGLANPLFFRICFLFLFLQSSLNPFIYWFYRREFRQAAFSVLKCHTVIERAESTVSTLRTVSFLSETGQSHQPFNENESISHLSQRGPPDIQLVSYNTSRA, translated from the coding sequence ATGGTCAAGCAAGACTGCGATACTTCAATAGAAACTATCTTTTTTATTGTCTACGGCTTTGTCGGTGCCACGGCGTTCATAGGCAATACGTTCGCTTGCGTTGTGTTTCTTCAAACAGAAAAATTTCGGCAGAGCAAAATGAACGTTTTGCTGGTAAGTCTCGCCGTTTGGGATATTCTAATGTCTGTTTTTGTTGCTCCGTTTTACGCGATCTATTGCGGTCTCGGCTGTGAATATCCGCTGATGGGTTACTGCTGGCTAATGAGAGGGGCGAAGGATTGTATAAAGATAGGTACAACTTTGAATGTGTACGCAATTACTTACGACCGTTACATTGCTGTGATGAAACCGCTTCAATACAGCTCCAAGATGACTCCAAAAAAGGTTGCCGCCATTTTATCGACAGTTTGGATCTTGTCGGTCATATTGGCTTTGATAAGGAACATCTGGCAGCATAACCACGACATCGATATTCGTTTTGCTAACAAGGTCTACGACAGCATCATTGTTTTGGGCttcgttgttgttttggttatagTTATGCTCATAACAAATGTTAAGATTGTGGCGGCAATAAGAAAGCAAAGGCAACGAGAAAAAAGACGTTTAAAAAACGGCTGCCCCGCAATGTCGTCTCAAACGCGCAAGGGAACAGTTGCTTGTGTGACAGTAGTTCTCGTGTTCGTTATTTGCTGGATACCAAGAGCTATTTACAACTTTAGTTTTGTCATCGATCCGCCAGGACTAGCAAATCCTCTATTCTTCAGAATATGcttcttgtttctgtttcttcAGTCATCGCTGAATCCATTTATTTACTGGTTTTACAGACGCGAATTCCGCCAGGCAGCATTCTCAGTGTTAAAATGTCACACTGTTATCGAGAGAGCGGAGTCAACTGTCTCGACTTTAAGGACTGTATCGTTCCTTTCTGAAACAGGTCAGAGCCACCAGCCCTTCAACGAAAATGAATCTATTTCCCATCTAAGTCAACGGGGACCACCTGATATACAGCTGGTGTCATACAACACTTCACGGGCATAA
- the LOC140940649 gene encoding 5-hydroxytryptamine receptor 4-like, protein MEGSFSNNTELDDFFDFEDKADATNITSNVNYCHKTTEVIFWILNSLIGAIILLGNSFTCVVFLSSKRLRQSYMNVFLISLACLDVLMAIGVVPFYAVFCSRGCRYPLGKYCWLFRATKDCVLLASTLNICAIAYDRYLAVIHPLHYGAKMTNRRVTAILGGVWLLPVAVAAIRSAWHHTKSGENLRFANKLYDIVLTFLFVLLSIIVSLFVNTKIMIAVKIHKERERNRRHLGRANDEELTRLRKGTRACIFVVFVYIACWLPRIVYNLSYVIKPPGLANPLFLKISFFFLYLQSSANPFIYSFYRSEFRVAALRLIRWRSRRRIDPVLQLHSTNFLSTT, encoded by the coding sequence ATGGAAGGTTCCTTTTCAAATAACACTGAGCTAGATGATTTCTTTGACTTCGAGGATAAAGCGGATGCTACTAACATCACCTCAAACGTTAATTATTGTCACAAAACAACTGAGGTCATATTTTGGATACTGAACTCTTTAATCGGGGCCATCATTCTTCTTGGAAACAGCTTTACTTGCGTGGTCTTTCTTTCATCAAAGCGACTTCGTCAGAGTTACATGAATGTATTTCTTATAAGTTTAGCATGTTTGGACGTGTTAATGGCGATAGGCGTTGTTCCATTCTATGCCGTATTTTGCAGCAGAGGCTGTAGATATCCCCTCGGGAAATACTGCTGGTTATTTAGAGCAACGAAAGACTGTGTTTTATTAGCATCAACATTAAACATCTGCGCAATCGCATACGACCGATATTTGGCAGTAATCCATCCTCTTCATTATGGCGCGAAAATGACCAACAGGCGGGTGACCGCGATTTTAGGTGGAGTTTGGCTGCTCCCAGTGGCTGTGGCGGCAATAAGAAGTGCATGGCACCACACAAAGAGTGGGGAAAATCTGCGTTTCGCGAACAAGTTGTACGACATTGTGTTAACGTTTCTTTTTGTGTTACTTTCAATCATTGTCTCCCTTTTTGTAAATACTAAGATAATGATTGCTGTCAAAATTCACAAAGAACGTGAGCGGAATCGAAGACACCTTGGGAGAGCCAATGATGAAGAGCTTACTAGACTAAGAAAAGGCACAAGAGCCTGCATTTTCGTGGTGTTTGTTTACATCGCCTGCTGGTTGCCTCGTATTGTGTACAACCTCAGCTATGTAATCAAACCACCGGGATTGGCAAACCCTTTGTTTCTCaagatttctttcttttttctttatttacaatCTTCTGCCAATCCTTTTATTTACTCATTTTACAGATCTGAGTTTAGGGTAGCTGCTTTGAGGCTTATAAGATGGCGATCTCGGCGAAGAATCGATCCTGTTCTCCAACTTCATTCGACCAATTTCCTGAGCACAACCTAA
- the LOC140942107 gene encoding histamine H2 receptor-like — protein sequence MNIFLVSLAVSDILMALVVVPGYTAVCAGCKYLSSDTCWILAQTKDIVFSSTFCSLLAITYDRYLAVLCPLQYSAKMTRRKVTGIIVFIWVFPVLVAIARNIWWQTQSEKKAKEINKVYNAILVFILVVIPAFIMTFVNALIFRAILSQRRRIIPRIEQSSSISQGEMCNVEKRTENSQKRKGTIACVVVVLVFVFSWIPRSIYNFAYVFGRDDLVTPLLVNLSMFFLLLQSCTNPIIYSFYRADFRQAAKRILWCT from the coding sequence ATGAACATCTTCCTTGTTAGCCTAGCAGTCAGTGATATTCTGATGGCACTGGTGGTGGTTCCAGGTTACACGGCAGTATGTGCTGGTTGTAAGTACCTCTCGTCTGACACATGTTGGATTTTGGCCCAGACCAAAGACATCGTATTCAGCTCCACGTTTTGTAGCTTACTTGCTATTACATACGACAGGTATTTAGCAGTGTTGTGTCCCTTACAGTATAGCGCCAAGATGACCCGACGAAAAGTGACTGGCATAATAGTCTTTATTTGGGTTTTTCCAGTCCTTGTTGCTATCGCACGTAATATCTGGTGGCAGACGCAGTCagaaaagaaagcaaaggaGATAAACAAGGTCTACAATGCAATATTGGTATTTATTCTGGTGGTGATACCCGCATTTATTATGACGTTTGTGAATGCGCTTATTTTCCGTGCCATTCTATCACAAAGAAGAAGGATTATTCCCAGGATAGAACAGAGTTCAAGCATAAGTCAAGGCGAGATGTGTAACGTGGAAAAACGTACAGAAAACTCGCAGAAACGAAAAGGTACAATTGCCTGCGTGGTTGTTGTGcttgtgtttgtgttttccTGGATACCTCGCTCCATTTACAACTTCGCATACGTGTTTGGACGTGATGATCTCGTTACTCCACTTCTGGTTAACCTGTCAATGTTTTTCCTACTTTTACAGTCGTGCACCAATCCGATCATTTATTCCTTTTATCGGGCAGATTTTCGGCAGGCAGCTAAAAGGATTCTCTGGTGTACATAA